A window from Zavarzinia compransoris encodes these proteins:
- a CDS encoding alkaline phosphatase family protein, with product MTPDRPNILLITADQWRGECLGRLGHGVRTPHLDRLAADGVLFHRHFASAAPCGPSRACLLTGMYLMNHRSGTNGTPLDARFTNVALETRALGYAPALFGYTDTSLDPRGRDPRDPALATYENVLPGFDPVCYLPEDPQAWLKWLRAQGLPTPRDELDIYLPVAGYPGAGDKGPSYPPPVYGAEQSNTAFLAGEVLDYLETRGGRPWFVHLSWLRPHPPWVAPEPYNTLYDADSVPGFIRRDDREQEGAQHPWLAFQLGRSGFQAPADDVALRQFKATYYGLMTEVDEQFGRIVAWLKANGQYDRTLIVFTSDHGEQLGDHWLLGKSGYFDQSFHIPLIVRDPAPAADAARGTIVGHFTEAVDITPTILDWLGLTVPLACDGRSLVPFLRGRPPANWRDAVHWEYDFRDIRGAAPEERLGLTIETSNLAVIADARRKYVHFAGLAPLFFDREADPGEFTDLAAAPERAGEVLHYAGRMLSWRMSHMDRSLSHWHLGAGGPVFRR from the coding sequence ATGACCCCAGACCGCCCCAATATCCTGCTGATCACCGCCGACCAGTGGCGGGGCGAATGCCTGGGGCGGCTCGGCCATGGGGTCCGCACCCCCCATCTCGACCGGCTGGCCGCGGACGGCGTGCTGTTCCACCGCCATTTCGCCAGCGCCGCGCCCTGCGGCCCCAGCCGGGCCTGCCTGCTGACCGGCATGTATCTGATGAACCACCGCTCGGGCACCAACGGCACGCCGCTCGACGCCCGCTTCACCAATGTCGCGCTGGAAACCCGGGCGCTCGGCTATGCCCCCGCCCTGTTCGGCTATACCGACACCAGCCTCGATCCCCGGGGCCGCGACCCGCGCGATCCCGCCCTCGCGACCTACGAGAATGTCCTGCCGGGCTTCGACCCCGTCTGCTACCTGCCGGAAGACCCGCAGGCCTGGCTGAAATGGCTGCGCGCCCAAGGCCTCCCGACGCCGCGGGACGAATTGGACATCTACCTGCCCGTCGCCGGCTATCCGGGCGCCGGCGACAAGGGGCCCAGCTATCCGCCCCCGGTCTATGGCGCCGAACAGTCGAACACCGCCTTCCTGGCGGGGGAAGTCCTCGACTATCTGGAAACCCGGGGCGGGCGGCCCTGGTTCGTGCATCTGTCGTGGCTGCGGCCCCATCCGCCCTGGGTGGCGCCCGAGCCCTACAACACGCTATACGACGCTGACAGCGTGCCCGGCTTCATCCGCCGCGACGACCGCGAACAGGAAGGCGCGCAGCACCCCTGGCTGGCCTTCCAGCTCGGCCGCAGCGGCTTCCAGGCCCCGGCCGACGATGTGGCGCTGCGCCAGTTCAAGGCGACCTACTACGGCCTGATGACCGAGGTGGACGAGCAGTTCGGCCGCATCGTCGCCTGGCTGAAGGCGAACGGGCAGTACGACCGCACCCTGATCGTCTTCACCAGCGACCATGGCGAACAATTGGGCGACCATTGGCTGCTGGGCAAATCCGGCTATTTCGACCAGAGCTTCCACATCCCCCTGATCGTCCGCGACCCCGCCCCGGCGGCGGATGCCGCCCGCGGCACCATCGTCGGGCACTTCACGGAAGCGGTCGATATCACCCCGACCATCCTCGACTGGCTGGGCCTGACCGTGCCGCTGGCCTGCGACGGGCGCAGCCTCGTCCCCTTCCTGCGCGGCCGCCCGCCCGCAAACTGGCGCGACGCGGTCCATTGGGAATACGACTTCCGCGACATAAGGGGGGCGGCCCCCGAGGAACGCCTGGGCCTGACGATCGAGACCAGCAACCTGGCCGTCATCGCCGACGCGCGGCGGAAATACGTCCATTTCGCCGGCCTTGCGCCGCTGTTCTTCGATCGCGAGGCGGACCCGGGCGAATTCACCGATCTCGCCGCCGCGCCGGAGCGGGCCGGCGAGGTGCTGCACTATGCCGGCCGGATGCTGTCCTGGCGCATGAGCCATATGGACCGCAGCCTCAGCCATTGGCACCTGGGCGCCGGGGGCCCGGTCTTCCGGCGATGA
- the apbC gene encoding iron-sulfur cluster carrier protein ApbC — MTTATRDEVIATLARISDPDSGKDVVAAGLISGLVLRDGHVAFSIEIDPAKAAAREPLRAACERAVMALPGVLSVTAVLTAHRAAPPAPPRPDTAAKPLALPGVGKVIAVASGKGGVGKSTTAVNLALGLQRLGLKVGLLDADIYGPSIPRMLGLTERPRTTQDKKLIPLEAFGLKAMSIGLMVPEDQAVIWRGPMVMSALSQLLNDVAWAPLDILVIDLPPGTGDAQLTLSQRAPLAGAVIVSTPQDIALIDARKGLAMFEKVAVPVLGIVENMSYFLCPHCHGRSDIFAHGGAHETADRLGVPFLGEVPLHIAIREHADAGRPIVAAAPDSAEAGAYLAIARRVLAGLEQPGHHGRAAPRIVIG, encoded by the coding sequence ATGACGACGGCAACACGCGACGAGGTTATAGCCACCCTTGCCCGCATTTCGGACCCGGACAGCGGCAAGGATGTGGTCGCGGCGGGGCTGATCAGCGGCCTTGTGCTACGCGACGGCCATGTCGCCTTCTCGATCGAGATCGACCCCGCCAAGGCCGCGGCGCGCGAGCCGCTCCGCGCCGCCTGCGAGCGCGCGGTGATGGCGCTGCCCGGCGTCCTCTCGGTCACCGCCGTGCTGACCGCGCATCGCGCAGCCCCCCCGGCCCCGCCCCGGCCCGACACGGCGGCCAAGCCGCTGGCCCTGCCCGGCGTCGGCAAGGTGATCGCGGTCGCCAGCGGCAAGGGCGGGGTCGGCAAATCGACGACGGCGGTCAATCTCGCCCTCGGCCTTCAGCGCCTGGGGCTGAAGGTCGGCCTGCTCGATGCCGATATCTACGGCCCGTCGATCCCGCGCATGCTGGGCCTGACCGAGCGGCCGCGCACCACTCAGGACAAGAAGCTGATCCCGCTCGAGGCTTTCGGCCTCAAGGCCATGTCGATCGGCCTGATGGTGCCGGAAGACCAGGCGGTGATCTGGCGCGGCCCCATGGTCATGAGCGCGCTTAGCCAATTGCTGAACGACGTCGCCTGGGCGCCCCTCGACATCCTGGTGATCGACCTGCCGCCCGGCACCGGCGACGCCCAGCTGACCCTGAGCCAGCGGGCGCCGCTGGCCGGCGCCGTGATCGTCTCGACGCCGCAGGACATCGCCCTGATCGACGCCCGCAAGGGCCTGGCCATGTTCGAGAAGGTGGCGGTGCCCGTGCTCGGCATCGTCGAGAACATGAGCTATTTTCTCTGCCCCCATTGCCACGGCCGCTCGGACATCTTCGCCCATGGCGGCGCCCATGAGACGGCGGACCGGCTGGGCGTGCCCTTCCTCGGCGAAGTGCCGCTGCATATCGCGATCCGCGAGCATGCGGACGCGGGCCGGCCCATCGTCGCCGCCGCGCCGGACAGTGCCGAGGCCGGGGCCTATCTGGCGATCGCGCGGCGGGTGCTGGCGGGATTGGAGCAGCCGGGCCATCATGGCCGGGCCGCACCGCGCATCGTGATCGGCTGA
- a CDS encoding ferredoxin--NADP reductase — protein sequence MSNLNQERVLSVHHWTDRLFSFTTTRDPSLRFLNGQFTMIGLEVNGRPLLRAYSVVSPNYEEYLEFLSIKVPDGPLTSRLQHIKVGDTILVGRKPTGTLISDNLLPGKRLYLLSTGTGLAPFMSIIRDPEVYEKYEKVVLVHGVRQVAELAYQDLIEKELAENEFFGDFVREKLVYYPTVTREAFRNQGRLTDLIRSGKLFADIGLPPLSTADDRLMLCGSPEMLADMVKYFNDNGYSEASFSKAGHFAIEKAFVEK from the coding sequence ATGAGCAATCTGAACCAGGAGCGTGTCCTCAGCGTCCACCATTGGACCGACCGCCTGTTCTCCTTCACGACGACGCGCGATCCGTCGCTGCGCTTCCTGAACGGCCAGTTCACCATGATCGGGCTGGAGGTGAACGGCCGCCCGCTGCTGCGCGCCTATAGCGTCGTCTCGCCCAACTACGAGGAATATCTCGAATTCCTCTCGATCAAGGTGCCGGACGGCCCGCTCACCTCGCGGCTTCAGCACATCAAGGTCGGCGACACCATCCTGGTCGGGCGGAAGCCCACGGGCACCCTGATCTCGGACAACCTGCTGCCGGGCAAGCGGCTCTACCTGCTCTCGACCGGGACCGGGCTCGCGCCCTTCATGTCGATCATCCGCGATCCGGAAGTCTATGAGAAATACGAGAAGGTCGTTCTCGTCCACGGCGTCCGCCAGGTCGCCGAACTCGCCTATCAGGACCTGATCGAGAAGGAATTGGCCGAGAATGAATTCTTCGGCGATTTCGTGCGCGAAAAGCTGGTCTATTACCCGACCGTGACCCGCGAAGCCTTCCGCAACCAGGGCCGCCTGACCGACCTGATCCGCTCGGGCAAGCTGTTCGCCGACATCGGCCTGCCGCCCCTGTCGACGGCAGACGATCGGCTGATGCTGTGCGGCAGCCCGGAAATGCTGGCCGACATGGTGAAATACTTCAACGACAACGGCTATAGCGAGGCCAGCTTCTCGAAGGCCGGCCATTTCGCCATCGAAAAGGCTTTCGTCGAGAAGTGA
- a CDS encoding Lrp/AsnC family transcriptional regulator has protein sequence MLDAIDYALIAHLQRDGRIGVVELGQAVGLSTSAVNERVRKLQARGVIRATVALADPLALGLGIAALITVTLAPGGDEAGFVAHVGGDDAVLECHHVTGAANYLLKVRVADVAALEALLTRLKRTGTVARSETQLILSTVKETTALPVPRGRP, from the coding sequence ATGCTTGATGCAATCGATTATGCGTTAATTGCGCATCTTCAGCGCGATGGCCGGATCGGCGTTGTGGAATTGGGCCAGGCGGTCGGCCTGTCCACCTCGGCGGTGAACGAAAGGGTGCGCAAGCTCCAGGCCCGGGGCGTGATCCGGGCGACGGTCGCGCTGGCCGATCCCCTGGCGCTCGGCCTCGGCATCGCCGCCCTGATCACCGTGACCCTGGCCCCGGGGGGCGACGAGGCGGGTTTCGTCGCCCATGTCGGCGGCGACGACGCGGTGCTGGAATGCCACCATGTCACCGGCGCCGCGAACTATCTGCTGAAGGTGCGGGTCGCCGACGTGGCGGCGCTGGAAGCCCTGCTCACCCGCCTGAAGCGGACGGGGACGGTGGCGCGCAGCGAGACCCAGCTGATCCTGTCGACGGTCAAGGAAACCACCGCCCTGCCGGTGCCGCGGGGGCGGCCATGA
- a CDS encoding LysE family translocator: MNAFPLGLFASAFALGFFIAMPVGPISLLILRRTVAGGVAVGIATGLGAATADTLYALLAAFGLSAVTALLVEQAALLGLAGGLMLVWLGIGGFRAAGRRAALPAAAGDGGAPVRGILPAFVSAVGLTLTNPLTVVSFAGAFAGIGLAAAGGMAAAAATVAGLGLGSATWQLTIVAVAGGARRVLAPPVLAAIDRLSGLVLVAFGGLALWNAWAMFGSR; encoded by the coding sequence ATGAACGCTTTCCCCCTCGGCCTTTTCGCCAGCGCCTTCGCGCTCGGCTTTTTCATCGCCATGCCGGTCGGGCCGATCTCCCTGCTGATCCTGCGCCGCACCGTCGCGGGCGGGGTCGCGGTCGGCATCGCCACCGGGCTCGGCGCCGCGACGGCGGACACGCTCTATGCCCTGCTGGCCGCCTTCGGCCTGTCGGCGGTGACCGCCCTTCTGGTCGAACAGGCGGCGCTGCTCGGCCTTGCCGGCGGGCTGATGCTGGTCTGGCTCGGCATCGGCGGCTTTCGCGCCGCGGGCCGGCGGGCGGCCCTGCCCGCCGCCGCGGGCGACGGCGGGGCCCCGGTCCGGGGCATCCTGCCGGCCTTCGTCTCGGCGGTCGGGCTGACGCTGACCAACCCGCTCACCGTCGTCTCCTTCGCCGGGGCCTTTGCCGGGATCGGCCTTGCCGCCGCCGGCGGCATGGCGGCGGCGGCGGCGACCGTGGCCGGCCTCGGCCTTGGTTCCGCGACCTGGCAATTGACCATCGTCGCGGTCGCGGGCGGGGCCCGGCGCGTCCTGGCGCCCCCGGTGCTGGCGGCGATCGACCGGCTGTCGGGCCTCGTGCTCGTCGCTTTCGGCGGGCTCGCCCTGTGGAATGCCTGGGCGATGTTTGGCAGTCGTTAA
- a CDS encoding alpha/beta fold hydrolase produces the protein MRRVTMLLLLVFVGAPLAALLAAGVASSLLGAAVRIPVAAPPADLALAPVRFTTRDGVEIAAWSAEAEAPKATVIIAPGFGSSRGDAAGGLYALMRDLLGRDYSVLALDLRNHGESGDGPRLLAGGIDEAADIVAALDWIKRRHPSRRIAVYGIDLGAAAALVAVAGDPRIEAVVSADLFARAEPFLSGVLVRRAAWPALAADLGLWGLRHLRGERREPTDMAVLAAHLPPMPWLIVQSAADPLVPLAEGQALAKAAPWAAFWVAPAPALDHPLLAGGGLHGRAHEFHREDWIEIVASFLDSTFATMFG, from the coding sequence ATGCGTAGAGTGACGATGCTGCTGCTGCTTGTCTTCGTCGGCGCGCCCCTGGCCGCGCTTTTGGCGGCGGGGGTCGCATCCTCTCTTCTCGGGGCGGCGGTGCGGATCCCGGTCGCGGCCCCGCCGGCCGACCTGGCCCTGGCGCCCGTGCGTTTCACCACGCGGGACGGGGTGGAGATCGCCGCCTGGTCGGCGGAGGCGGAGGCACCCAAGGCGACCGTGATCATCGCCCCCGGCTTCGGTTCCAGCCGCGGCGATGCCGCCGGCGGCCTTTACGCCCTGATGCGCGACCTGCTGGGGCGCGACTATTCGGTTCTCGCCCTCGATCTCCGCAATCACGGCGAGTCGGGCGACGGGCCGCGGCTGCTGGCGGGCGGCATCGACGAGGCGGCGGATATCGTCGCCGCCCTCGACTGGATCAAGCGCCGCCACCCGAGCCGCCGCATCGCCGTCTACGGCATCGACCTCGGTGCCGCCGCCGCCCTGGTCGCGGTCGCCGGGGACCCGCGGATCGAAGCCGTGGTCAGCGCCGATCTCTTCGCCCGCGCGGAACCGTTCCTGTCCGGGGTGCTGGTCCGCCGCGCCGCCTGGCCGGCGCTTGCCGCCGATCTCGGCCTCTGGGGCCTGCGTCATCTCCGCGGCGAGCGGCGCGAGCCGACGGACATGGCCGTCCTCGCCGCCCATCTGCCCCCTATGCCCTGGCTGATCGTCCAATCCGCCGCCGATCCCCTGGTGCCGCTGGCCGAGGGGCAGGCCCTGGCCAAGGCGGCACCCTGGGCCGCCTTCTGGGTGGCGCCGGCCCCGGCCCTGGACCATCCGCTGCTCGCCGGCGGCGGCCTGCACGGCCGGGCCCATGAGTTTCACCGCGAGGACTGGATCGAGATCGTCGCATCCTTCCTCGACAGTACTTTCGCCACGATGTTCGGCTGA
- the hflK gene encoding FtsH protease activity modulator HflK: MPWQNNGGPWGGGGNNGGGGNRGPWGQGPRGPGGGGQPPNLEDLLRRGQDRFKDIMPGGGWGKRGILLGGLVLAFVWGITGFYRVEPDELGMVTRFGKWVETTPPGLHYHLPAPIESVATLSVTTQRRVDVGLTTNDGVRGLRRENPDESLILTGDENIADVAFSVFWVIDDASRYLFNVQDPDTTVRAVAISAMREVIGRSRLQEAQTEGREKIAREARDLIQSVLTAYGAGVQVTQLQLHRVDPPGAVIEAYRDVQAARANQEQYRNEAEAYYNDKVPQARGLAEKILQEAEGYRQQVVADAQGQAARFLSVLTAYNASKDVTMQRIYIETMEGILRNMNKILIDGGSGTQGVLPYLPLPELGRAPGTGGQ; the protein is encoded by the coding sequence ATGCCATGGCAGAACAATGGCGGCCCGTGGGGTGGCGGCGGCAACAATGGCGGCGGCGGCAATCGCGGCCCCTGGGGCCAGGGCCCGCGCGGGCCGGGCGGCGGCGGCCAGCCGCCGAATCTCGAGGATCTGCTGCGGCGGGGCCAGGATCGGTTCAAGGACATCATGCCGGGCGGCGGCTGGGGCAAGCGGGGCATCCTGCTCGGCGGCCTCGTGCTCGCCTTCGTCTGGGGCATCACCGGCTTCTACCGGGTGGAGCCGGACGAACTGGGCATGGTCACCCGCTTCGGCAAATGGGTCGAGACCACGCCGCCGGGCCTGCATTATCACCTGCCCGCCCCGATCGAGAGCGTGGCCACGCTGTCCGTCACCACCCAGCGCCGGGTCGACGTCGGCCTGACCACCAATGACGGCGTCCGCGGCCTGCGCCGCGAGAATCCGGACGAAAGCCTGATCCTGACCGGTGACGAGAATATCGCCGACGTCGCCTTCTCGGTCTTCTGGGTGATCGACGATGCGAGCCGCTATCTCTTCAACGTCCAGGATCCCGATACCACCGTCCGCGCCGTGGCCATTTCCGCCATGCGCGAGGTGATCGGCCGTTCCCGCCTCCAGGAGGCGCAGACCGAGGGCCGCGAGAAGATCGCCCGCGAGGCGCGCGACCTGATCCAGAGCGTGCTGACCGCCTATGGCGCCGGCGTCCAGGTGACCCAGCTCCAGCTGCACCGGGTCGACCCGCCGGGCGCCGTGATCGAAGCCTATCGCGACGTCCAGGCCGCCCGCGCCAACCAGGAACAGTACCGCAACGAGGCGGAAGCCTATTACAACGACAAGGTGCCCCAGGCCCGCGGCCTGGCGGAAAAGATCCTGCAGGAGGCCGAGGGCTATCGCCAGCAGGTGGTGGCCGACGCCCAGGGCCAGGCGGCCCGCTTCCTCTCGGTCCTGACCGCCTATAACGCGTCGAAGGACGTCACCATGCAGCGGATCTACATCGAGACGATGGAAGGCATCCTGCGCAACATGAACAAGATCCTGATCGACGGCGGCAGCGGCACCCAGGGCGTGCTGCCCTATCTGCCGCTGCCGGAACTCGGCCGCGCGCCCGGGACGGGAGGCCAGTAA
- a CDS encoding sensor histidine kinase, with product MSVSPEVGGNAAKPAKAETDRLGAVARRGRALVDDLEQAGRKPRTILLFIVTLLMVSGFVTWAALTWTAHDRALANAQAEARLLSRVVDEHFQWTIKGSDLVLRQAVELVADEGLNALFATETRRLRLIGMARLLPQIGSIWFFDDKGRVVYSTSQGKTPPADFADRDFFVAHQNGDDFFITPANRSRLTDSVYFSVSRRLVRDGRFAGVVLAAIDMRYFAQFHGGLHVPSTTALELFRTDGRLVVRWPINDGMVGRDFLYTPFFHAYLSSGKDDGAVEAPAIVNGTPAIIAYRRIAGLPLVTLATIDREAALQDWRGNAGSSFIFLVIAGALISGLTAFGLRAIGREDAAKDKLAARTVDLEEALASRTLLFKEMHHRTKNNLQIVSSLLSLQAGQYGDPVLRQGFTDTVSRIRAMAQLHEQLYQGGEFAAVDCGAFLRSIGESLTGEGTTRGRVALELDLSSVSLPMDRAVPLALIANELLTNALKHGFADGRSGTIRISLQAGDGALTLVIADDGAGLADGRNPADKAKSLGMRLIRGLALQLKGKVEFASAGIDQGTVATVRLPA from the coding sequence GTGAGCGTTTCACCAGAGGTCGGCGGCAATGCCGCGAAACCGGCAAAGGCGGAGACCGACCGCCTGGGCGCCGTGGCCCGGCGCGGCCGGGCCCTGGTCGACGACCTCGAACAGGCGGGGCGCAAGCCCCGCACCATCCTGCTGTTCATCGTCACCCTGCTGATGGTCTCGGGCTTCGTCACCTGGGCGGCGCTGACCTGGACCGCCCACGACCGCGCGCTGGCCAATGCCCAGGCCGAGGCGCGGCTGCTGTCCCGCGTCGTCGACGAGCATTTCCAATGGACGATCAAGGGCTCGGACCTCGTGCTGCGCCAGGCGGTCGAACTGGTCGCCGACGAGGGCCTGAACGCGCTTTTCGCCACCGAGACCCGGCGCCTGCGCCTGATCGGCATGGCCCGGCTGCTGCCGCAGATCGGCTCGATCTGGTTCTTCGACGACAAGGGCCGGGTGGTCTATTCGACCAGCCAGGGCAAGACGCCGCCGGCCGATTTCGCCGACCGCGACTTTTTCGTCGCCCATCAGAACGGCGACGACTTCTTCATCACCCCGGCCAACCGCAGCCGGCTGACCGATTCGGTCTATTTCAGCGTCAGCCGCCGGCTGGTGCGCGACGGGCGCTTCGCCGGCGTCGTCCTCGCCGCCATCGACATGCGGTATTTCGCCCAGTTCCACGGCGGGCTGCACGTGCCCTCGACCACCGCGCTCGAATTGTTCCGCACCGACGGCCGCCTCGTCGTGCGCTGGCCGATCAACGACGGCATGGTCGGGCGCGATTTCCTCTATACCCCCTTCTTCCACGCCTATCTGTCGAGCGGCAAGGACGATGGCGCGGTCGAGGCGCCGGCGATCGTGAACGGCACGCCGGCGATCATCGCCTACCGGCGGATCGCCGGCCTGCCCCTGGTCACGCTCGCCACCATCGACCGCGAGGCGGCCTTGCAGGATTGGCGCGGCAATGCCGGTTCCAGCTTCATCTTCCTGGTGATCGCCGGCGCCTTGATCAGCGGCCTGACCGCCTTCGGGCTGCGCGCCATCGGGCGCGAGGACGCGGCCAAGGACAAGCTGGCCGCCCGCACCGTGGACCTCGAGGAGGCGCTGGCCTCCCGCACGCTCCTGTTCAAGGAGATGCACCACCGGACCAAGAACAATCTCCAGATCGTCTCCAGCCTTCTGTCCCTGCAAGCCGGGCAATACGGCGATCCGGTGCTGCGCCAGGGCTTCACCGACACGGTGAGCCGCATCCGCGCCATGGCGCAGCTGCACGAACAGCTTTACCAGGGCGGCGAATTCGCCGCGGTCGATTGCGGCGCCTTCCTCCGCTCGATCGGGGAAAGCCTGACCGGCGAAGGCACGACGCGCGGCCGCGTCGCCCTCGAACTCGATCTGTCCAGCGTCAGCCTGCCGATGGACCGGGCCGTCCCTCTCGCCCTGATCGCCAACGAATTGCTGACCAATGCCCTGAAGCACGGGTTCGCCGACGGGCGCAGCGGCACCATCCGCATCTCGTTGCAGGCCGGGGACGGCGCCCTCACCCTCGTCATCGCCGACGACGGCGCCGGCCTCGCCGACGGCCGCAACCCGGCGGACAAGGCGAAGAGCCTGGGCATGCGCCTGATCCGCGGCCTTGCCCTGCAACTGAAGGGCAAGGTCGAATTCGCCAGCGCCGGCATCGACCAGGGCACGGTCGCGACCGTGCGCCTGCCCGCCTGA
- a CDS encoding PAS domain-containing protein: MSFETKSADSVQIRLTTGFDSHITAVDEGFAALTGWPAGEALNQTIAILFGPWSERGTVDRLTRAVERGETVEPTPVKLYAYSGQTFEAVASVAGGGPGVSVLTLHGPAGLGAPVPAAAQGPAEVAELVPPSADRLLPALVEAMRDAFAVTDEEGRLLLGNEPLGRMLGTALADLAGRPLAEVMDLRFPPGESEGLGAAVIHAAGAAHRSAAVNTARGIDQRGRPFRVLTFRATASGAGPAKPANPLQTRLEVLEQTLVRRISQEGRALAVGLLEIVADDEIARELGSVWGDTLERARLAAGVAVAGELRAGELYAVLRDDVLIVLLQGSVTVEEAQGRMQAIAQVCRHRLIAERGALAALEVLGGATMIGLDHPALRGGAGEGAVAERIGAAIRNDQGSGYQVETVIADILDEGLVVTHPVRGRDLGPARQTIAAFDERSGRWLSWLRKRHRLSPNLEREFDVALLGRVVERLHSGEETTGALLVPLNCQSLQHQSTFDRLGALVNGLPLAAKVRFQALVTGVPPDLQGERLLVFVRRVAAFGRGIWLGLDGLDSQGIIGRQEGLAGIALDHARLAIMIEREPMQVKHFIERLRAGNQPVLVHGVERPEQAQLLFNTFGVTLATGPGVERLANAPRFVPIET, from the coding sequence ATGAGTTTCGAGACCAAAAGCGCCGACAGCGTGCAGATCCGCCTGACCACCGGCTTCGACAGCCATATCACCGCCGTCGACGAGGGCTTCGCCGCCCTGACCGGCTGGCCGGCGGGCGAGGCGCTGAACCAGACCATCGCCATCCTGTTCGGGCCGTGGAGCGAGCGCGGCACGGTCGACCGCCTGACCCGCGCCGTCGAACGGGGCGAGACGGTCGAGCCGACGCCGGTCAAGCTCTATGCCTACAGCGGCCAGACCTTCGAGGCCGTGGCCTCGGTCGCCGGCGGCGGGCCGGGGGTCTCGGTCCTCACCTTGCACGGGCCGGCCGGGCTCGGCGCCCCTGTCCCCGCCGCCGCCCAGGGGCCGGCGGAAGTGGCCGAACTGGTGCCGCCGAGCGCGGACCGCCTGCTGCCCGCCCTGGTCGAGGCGATGCGCGATGCCTTCGCCGTCACCGATGAGGAGGGACGCCTGCTGCTCGGCAACGAGCCGCTCGGGCGCATGCTCGGCACCGCGCTCGCCGATCTGGCCGGGCGGCCCCTGGCCGAGGTCATGGACCTGCGCTTCCCGCCGGGCGAGAGCGAAGGGCTGGGGGCCGCGGTGATCCATGCCGCCGGCGCCGCCCACCGCTCCGCCGCGGTCAATACCGCCCGCGGCATCGACCAGCGTGGCCGGCCGTTCCGGGTGCTGACCTTCCGGGCCACGGCCTCGGGCGCCGGCCCGGCGAAGCCGGCCAATCCGCTGCAAACCCGGCTGGAAGTGCTGGAACAGACCCTGGTCCGCCGCATCAGCCAGGAAGGGCGGGCGCTGGCCGTCGGCCTGCTCGAAATCGTCGCCGACGACGAGATCGCGCGCGAACTCGGCTCGGTCTGGGGCGATACGCTGGAACGGGCGCGGCTGGCGGCCGGCGTCGCCGTCGCCGGCGAACTCCGGGCCGGCGAACTCTATGCCGTCCTTCGGGACGATGTGCTGATCGTCCTGCTCCAGGGTTCGGTCACGGTCGAGGAAGCCCAGGGCCGCATGCAGGCGATCGCCCAGGTCTGCCGCCATCGCCTGATCGCCGAGCGCGGCGCCCTGGCCGCGCTCGAAGTGCTGGGCGGGGCGACCATGATCGGCCTCGACCATCCCGCCCTGCGGGGCGGGGCGGGCGAGGGCGCCGTGGCAGAACGGATCGGCGCCGCCATCCGCAACGACCAGGGCAGCGGCTATCAGGTCGAGACCGTGATCGCCGATATCCTGGACGAAGGCCTGGTGGTCACCCATCCGGTGCGCGGCCGCGATCTCGGCCCGGCGCGCCAGACCATCGCCGCGTTCGACGAACGCTCGGGCCGCTGGCTGTCGTGGCTGCGCAAGCGCCACCGCCTCAGCCCCAATCTGGAACGGGAATTCGACGTCGCCCTGCTCGGCCGCGTGGTCGAGCGGCTGCATTCGGGCGAGGAAACCACCGGCGCCCTGCTCGTGCCGCTGAATTGCCAGAGCCTGCAGCACCAGTCGACCTTCGACCGGCTGGGCGCCCTCGTCAACGGCCTGCCCCTTGCCGCCAAGGTGCGCTTCCAGGCCCTGGTCACCGGCGTTCCCCCCGATCTCCAGGGCGAGCGCCTGCTGGTCTTCGTGCGCCGGGTCGCGGCCTTCGGACGCGGGATCTGGCTCGGCCTCGACGGGCTGGACAGCCAGGGCATAATCGGCCGGCAGGAAGGCCTGGCTGGCATCGCCCTCGACCACGCCCGCCTCGCGATCATGATCGAGCGCGAGCCGATGCAGGTGAAGCATTTCATCGAACGCCTGCGCGCCGGCAACCAGCCGGTGCTGGTCCACGGCGTCGAGCGGCCGGAACAGGCCCAGCTGCTGTTCAACACTTTCGGCGTCACCCTGGCGACCGGCCCCGGGGTCGAACGGCTGGCCAACGCGCCGCGCTTCGTGCCGATCGAAACCTGA